The genomic interval CTTTCacatttttgtatttattaatttaatagagAGGtattaatagtataaatacataaGTTTATGCATGTTTTGcacttaaataatttaattatttttttcttttaatattgggGGAGGGAGGGATTCTAAATTAAGATTCCTTTGTGAGGAGAAGTGTAAAACTACTCGATTATGTTTATGAtcatacttaattttttatttacatggcattaaaatctaacttttaatttttgttgtaattaacctttaattttttaattaaggatATTGACAtcatatatacttttttttttgatgggGACATCATATATACCTAAATTTATACAAATGTTGCACTTAAATAAACTAAaggtcaaatatttaagtataataCATGCATAAAGTTAGATACTTATACTTCCTAACATTCTAATTTATTattcacacatatatatatatatcatcttATTATATGTGTGTAGGTTCATTTTGTGAGCATGATGAAGATATTAAACCTACTGATGAAGAACTTGAAAAAGTTGGAGAAAATTCTTCAAATGAAGAAGAATATGGTGATGTTAAAACTAATACTACAACTCCTCCTAGTAATAGTATTAGTAGTAACCTTCACTTTTTGACTATTATCAATGATAATACAAGAAAAAAAGTGGTAAATATTCTTTTCCTCATTCATTTCTCTTTTATATTTATGGCTATTTACGAGCTTTGCTCTCGAATTATGACATATGCATCATTGAGCCTCCTAAATTTTCCAATCTgttaaaaatgatttttgaacTATTTACAGTATaacttatatttatttagtaataataataatatgtctaGATATATTTTTGCAGAAAATTCCTAGTGGTGTGGTGAGTAAGGTAAAGTTGGAGGAAAAAATAATACTTCATTGTAAGAATAATGAGTTGTTTGGAGTTGGAATAACATATGATAAAGATGGTCAAGCTTTTATATCAAGTAAATGGAGTCATTTTCTCAAGAGGAAGAATCTCAACAACAATGACAAGTGTTTGTTTGAATTTCTCATCAATCCCAAATCCAACATTTGTAGGGAAATGAAAGTTTATATCATCCATACATGGTGAAGATGGTGATcatcacataatatatatacataatagtaCTTTTATCTCTACTTAATtaacattattataattatgataTTATTAATGGGTTTCTTTTGTTATGTTTAACTAGTGTTTGAAATGAACTAAGTATGTATGAACATGTTGGAGTACCAATGACTTTTAATGATTAATGAAATATGTATTATTAACATATCTTATTGTCtccaaaaaaattcattttgttTGGGTGTGAATACAAATGATAATTATTGAAATGAAATTGATTGTGTAGACTACATTTCATCACCAAGTTTTAGATTGTAATATCAAGTTttagaatttttgtaactaattgtatttgttctttttaagaaaatattagatcaaaattatactaatattATTAGGAAAAAGCCATTTTATCTATACCATAAAATTCACTACTTTTCTCCTTAAACTTAGTAAGTAccaaaaaagaagaatataatATGAATCTATATATTAGGATATTTAATTTCCATAACATCCATAAAAATGAGATACAACTTCAAAAACTCAAAgatcaaattgaaaatttaagacTAAAGGAAGAATCCTAATCTCTCCAATCTCTAATAAATCAAATAGGGTTCATTCCATATTTCAATTCAAAATTAAGGATCATCATCATCTAGAGTAAAATTTGGCTATATAAGACATTTGAAGGAACCAATAAAAAGATATGTACAACAAAATTGAGAATATTTCTTACTCATTCTTTCCGAATTAGTTGCTCGAAAATCAGGCTGTGGCGCTATTACTTAGCTGGAGGCTCATTTTTATGTTCATAGCGGCTAACTCTGCAGCCAAATACCGAAAAACAAAGGGCATTGCGACTGTCTCCATCCCTTTACTCGATTGACACGAATGGCATATGATCTTTCTCGACGATTGTCTAGGAGGTAACCCGCCCACCTGAGGAACAACTCGCTTTTGGTTCTGAATAAAGGATGTTGTGAGGAGACTTCCGCATAGAGAACACACGTTAGCAATATGATGATCGGAACATGTATGAAGCCTATCGTGTAATAAATATGAAGCTCCGTGGGCGAGCATGGAGTCTCTTTCCATCTCCCCGAAACGAATACCACCTCCACGTTTTCGACCTTTGATGGGTTGTCGGGTCACTTGGTCTATAGTTCCCGTGGATCGAACCTGCATTACAATTCTCAATTCTTAAATAGAAATCTCGAAAAGATACACCCAACTTATCCTATGTTTGGTATGGtggaaaaataaaaggaaagaaaagTTAGAAGAGAAGGTAAAAAGTTTTCCATCCCTTCAAATTTCTTTCCTTCTTACCAAACATTCACTTGGAGATGAAAACAATTAGTTCATTTTATTCAAATGCAAATATTGAAAAGGAGAACAAACAAAACAAGATTTTCAATTACTCCCCAATGTTTCATAACATAACAAATATTACCATCAATGATAAAATTGTATAAAATTTCAGCtgatataaatatgtatatagttCTTATAGGTAGAGTTTGTAGTGTTGCACACCTGAAATTTATCGGAGACCATGTGTCGTAATCGTTGATAATAGACAGGACCGATAAAGATGTTACATTCGAGTTCTTCACCATAAACCCCACTGTATAATACCTCAGTACCATGGAAATTGAATCCCTTCTCTTTTAACTTTTCACCAAGTTCATCAACAAGTGTCTTGACAGATTTCGATTCAGTTCCATCATCAGCCTTTTTAACTGAACTCGAAAATGGAGTCGCGTTGACAAATTTCCCTTCCAAGCTACCTCCCTATGACAAGAATAATCTATTCTTTAGattattcaaaaacaaaaataatgacAGAAGGAAATGCAAAACAAACCTTCGCAGCGATTGATTCCATAAGCATGCCTATTGTCATTCGAGAAGGAAATGCATGAGGATTTATAATAAGATCCGGACGCATTCCTGTAATTTCAGAAAATGGCATATCGATATCAGGCCACAACTGCGAGCAGACACCTTTCTGCCCATGTCGGCTGCTAAATTTATCACCGATAATGGGATTCCTTGGTTGTCGAAAACGTATACTGGCCTGTTTGAATTAAACAACTTAATATCATGATTTATAACTTAATTTGGTAATATACAATAGTCAAGATTACTACATACCTTATGAACATTTTTCTTGGTCTTCATATCAACAGAAACATAGTCAACAAACGCAGGTTCTGCACCTTTTCGCTTGCTGGTTCTTGTATGACCTGTCACCTCATTGTAAATGGAACAAAAGGGTTCGTTCGGATTTATCATCTGAACACGAAACGAAAGAgggagagaaaaagaaagaggtCAGCCTAACAACAATTTTCGCATAAACATTATATCCGATATCTAATGTGTATGAATGAATACTTTACTACACTCATATTCTACTCTTGCCTAAACACGCTTAACTACGGGACTCTGATAAGATCCAAAGGCATTACTAATATGATTTCACATTACTATTAAATCTGGTGCTTAAGCTAATTGCTTGCAAGTTACTAAGTCTCAATTATCTGTTCTAAAGGAGAAATACACTCTTTATTTATACTGGAACAGAATTACATATGGGAGGAGGAGtttcttccaaccagaaaggcTCATCGTCTAGCCAAAGATACTTTCTTTGAATTAAAATTGCACAAGAACAGATTATACTATGTATAAGTAAGGATATAAAGTCACCTTCTTTCTATGTCAAGAGATAAAACTAACCTGACCAACATAAGGGAGGCCATCTGAATCAATCAAAGAATGCATTGATTTATCAACATTACTTCTTCTAAACATTGTTTGATTCCTTTCAGACCTGCTTCCTTGATCAGATAAATCAATTGTCTCTGTCTGCCATATATAAGCGTAAATTAGTATTCATAAACAATCAACTGTAATTGAAGAACAATTTAATACTGTCTAGGAAACATGCTTCACATTCAACAATAATCTAGAACAGTTTGACTAGAACTATGTCTCATACGAATCGTAACGATAAAACTATCATAATCCAATTAGATTTTctgaaataaaaagaaacaaaccTGATATATTTGTCCACGAAACATTCCACGATCGACAGATGACTTATTAAGAATCATAGCATCTTCCATATCGTATCTGAATTTCATAAGAAATAAATGATAACAATCTACAactttgaaaaatacgtataaATATTCATCCTTCATTGGAAAAATACGTATATATACATCCTCACCCGGTATATGCAAGTACAGCAACTATTGCATTTGTGCCTATTGGATACTCATCCAAGTTGTACTTCGTATATGTACTCGTCCGAACAATGGGAGATTGCGGCGTCTATgaatacaacaacaacaacaaaagaagGTTCATAAGATAAAGTTATCATTgttagacagagagagagagagaagaacaAACCTGaagatgatatagtttttgatCAGCACGACAGTGAAGCGCTTGTATAGCGAAACCCATTGTTTGCTTTCCCATCTACAATTTTTCATAAAAGGAAAATAAGAATGGAAAAACAAGCAGATACCGAAAATTTCTAAACAAGAACAGGAAACAACTTCATCTTGACTTTCGGAAAAGAATAAGAACCTGACACTGGTACATGTTACGTGGACTCTGATTATGATCTGACCAAGGTGTAAGATTAGCTACCATACTTAACATCCCGGTTGGATGTATTTCTTCGTGAGTGGCAGGAAACGCTTCTTTTCTTCCACCATCCCCGCCATCAGGGCATTTTATTTCCATGAAAACCTGACACGACGCGTAATTTGTTAGCGTGTGTTAGTATTTTAGAGTTTAATACACACACTATAGTGCAATATTAACCTGCTCAAATGGACCGACAAGCTCAATATTTTGGTCTTCGGTAGAAGGGATTGAAATATTTTTGACTGGCCGAACAAATCTTGACGGACATGTAGACAGATATAAACCAGGATAAGTACCGTCGATGCTTAAAGGTACATATCCCACTTCGAGATCATCGGGAATCTGAAACGTATCAATCATCATATCAGCATCATGGAACATGTATTAAAGAAAAACAAGGACAGAAAAGAATAAGAACAAACCCCGGAAACAGGTGAGACTTTCAGTTTCCGTAAATGAGCCACTACTTTCTCAATTACACTAGAAGATATAGAACCAACTATTCGACCGTCCAATAGAACAGAAAGAACTTCGGGAGGACCAGCTTGAACCAACTTCGGCAATGCAGGTAACATTCCAACCTGAACCAAAACATTGAGGATAGACATTCTAATCTTGTAAAAGTCTCTAAGTTCTCCATGTGAATCGTAGAAAGATGTGATTCCtggaaaaataacatattttacTTCATTATTAGCAACACAATAACATTGCCAACCATAGTATCGAGCATCGGGgaattgaaatttttaatttgtcaAACAGAGCCATTGCTTATCActgttttcataattttttcataGATGAGTCAAATTTCAAATGATTAAGATCACCAAATCAAAACTAAACAGAAAAAATCACAACCTACTcagaaaaaacaaattaaagcaCACATAAAATTACAACGAGCATGATGCAACACAAACTGAAATAATTTCAGAGATTTTCCTTGACATTGTCCGTGTCGACAAACAATTCGAAATGCCTAGACTTTTTTAGAACAGATCCGAGTCAAATAGCAATATGATTCGAAGCATTTCTTTTTTACACTATTACGGAAACCCAAGAACTCAATTGTATGGTAACCGGGTAGCTGCTTCCCCGTTAAAAATCATGTGAATATTAGTTTAGAAGATAGTTTAAATAAACTTACGGCAATTGCAAGTCAAATGATTTAGCAAGCCACAAGGTTCGCCATCAGGTGTATGAACAGGGCACAGGAAACCCCAAGATCTGTAAATTCAACGTAAAACAATTAAAGAAAATCCAACTTGAATTATTGTTCTTATTAAATAAAAACCACACACATGTTAACATATCAAAACAAAAGCATATATGCTTACTCAGGTAACAGCTTCCGCACGCTGGTTGTACGAAGTCCCGCAAAAGAAGCCCCTCGATGAACCGCACGAAAATGAGAAACGAAACGTAGATAATTAAGCCTCTCTGCCTGAACTGTATAGCCTGCCCTCTAAACAAAAAGTAGAATCCCTTAATAGCAATTCATATTATAGTTTTTATAAGTAATGCAAATCATTGAACTGTAGAAGCATCACCAAGAAGCCATACCTGCTGCAAATCTAAACCAGTCTGAGTCATAATTCTTCCGGTTTTTAAAAGGTTTTCAATAGCTAAACTGACTTGTTTTGCCGGAGCTTTATCCATAACCTTCTTTACTTGAGCCACTGCAATTCCAAAAGTGCCATTTGAAGTTAAACACAATGAAACAACACAATTTTTCTGCTTTGTAAGAACAACCATTTATATACGTATATGCACTCGTGGGACATTATACTAGAAGAGAGATAGGTAAGGCGAAAGCACATACAGTCGCCCAAATCAAAAGGTTTGCCCTTTTTGTCGATCTCATCTTGAAGAAGCTTCTTTACCTTGGACAACCAATCTTCTAATTTTTCCTACAAACCACAATAAGCAATGAATGAGTATGCTAGAGTTTCAAACTAATGTTTCGGAAAACAAGCTGCCGGGCCAATTTAATGCACCGATGGTGAATATAATTCGAAATGTAAGATGTAAGAATGAAAATTCATTATTCCTTTCATATTTTCATTTGACATTTCTTTCCAAATAAAGAGGCATTAAGTTCTTACTTACCTTCAAATAAAGGGTAATCAAGTGACCAGGGAGTAAGACTTCGTGATTTTGCAGGGAATCGGGGTTGTCTGTTACTGAAGTCTGATCGATGAATGAAAAAAGCTTCTGCGCCATAAAACTAGAAACGGGcaagaatttaataaattatgaacaagatgcaaACTTTAAAAAGACAATGACGAATTGTAGCTCACATCAACAAATTGAACTTGTCGTGATTATTATCAAGGTGAACAAATATGTAGTCCTTCAGAACAGCATTTGCAATCTGCACAGGCCAAAAACAAGATTACAAACATGAACCGAATAAAACTGGAAACCAAAGCTAATAGTATTGTTTGTTCCGAAAAAACAATATAAGGCTACAGATACTTACATCAGAATAGCTTGCGTTTTCAAGTCCATGCATAATAGGTTTGAAATGCTCTCCTAATTGAGAGAAAGTGAGAATTCACAGAGTTAACACTATAAGTTATAACAAGGAAAACActttgaaaagataaaagattAGAAAGACACAAAAGAATGTAGAAAGTACCAATGTGCTCTAGACATTGAATACGATTAAAAAGGTCCAAATCTCGAACTTCATCTAGAATAATTTGTGCTCTTTCCCCCAATAGCTGAGTCCCAACAACACCTTTTCCCTTATCATACTTCTCATTATAGCAGCAGGTTAAGCTCGCATAAATTTCGTGATCAGTTGTGTCAATAAGGGCCTGCACAATGCATTATTAGAAAATCGAAAATTTTTATAACATTAGAAGTAAAGCAaaaacatgacataaaaatagtAGAAGCATAAACAGGAAAAAGATTCTAACCTTTAAAACAATGCCAACGGGAAGCAAGTACTCTCTTCCCTGTACCCTGTAAAAACGAAAAATAAGTAAGTGCATTTGTACATACATTGTAGTTGTATTGGAAAGACAAAAAGCTTGAATTCTTTACTTGAGTCAAACCTAAAACTGCTCACCAGAATCCAAGTCTTGCACTTCCATTTCGAAGGTAGTACAATTTGATTGTCACTGAAGATTCATCTTCCCTTACACATCTAAGGGTCAAAATCAAAAAATCAAGCGGGTGAACAAAAATCGAATATCCTTTATAGATGTTTGAACCaaattttagttacaacaaaccAAAAGATCTACTTTTAAAACATCAGAAAATTAAAAGATGGGGGCATTATCATGAAAGGAAAACCTTATAATAACTGCTTTATCAGTATATCCTTCTCGCCGATCACGAAATGAACTACGAACAGTACTCATTGGCTGGAGAAATTAAATACCAATATAATGTTAAAACCAAAAATTTCTTCATactaactcaaattttattactaaattaaagaaaaaacaatactaataataatcatTACAAGAAATCAACAATTCTCATCAAAAGGCTCAGTGgttatattataaatatggCACCAATCCAATCACAAAAAGAGGCTAAATGCATGATGAAACAGATTACTTACATAGTTCCTTTTTGGCATTATTATGAGTCGAACGACTCTTTCAAGCCCATTCATGATGAAGTAACTAAGAAATTGAAAGAAAAGATTAACGATTAGACAGGTAAAGcaagaaatataataaaagaaaaaaaggtaAGAAAGAAAAGGCACGAGAAGACTACATAATTGctgaaatatataataataatgaacGTGAAATTAGAGCGCTGAACTAGTTtcttttttaatgaaataaaatctAACAGCAGACATAAGACATGCCAATAATTCCAAGaagactagaaaaaaaaaatctttgtaCCATACCCCAAGTTCATTTTAAAGTACATATAAGCTTAAAATACTCACCCACCCATCTCCGATGACTCTTCTTTGTAAGAAACTAACTTCTGAGGATCAGCATGTCTCAAGTGGCAAAGCTTTGACTGCATTAAACAAAAACATCTTATCAAAAGCATGATAAGAACAATAAAATGAAAAACACAATGCACTTCAAATATGACTGAAATAATTGTGTAATAGGCAACTATGGATTAAGACAGAAAGTTTTTCGGATCCTATTTTAGTTGCTTACTTCTCAAATTACAGAGTGTTCCTAAAAACATATATAACTAATAAAACACTTAGCCCAATTATCATGTAAAGACTAAAAAGCTAATACTAAATAACACAAACCTTTAGCATTATAGGCATCTGCCCGAAATTGAAATTGTCTCTTATAGCAACTCCTTTATTATTATACTCAAAGCAAACTTCAGCCATGAACTTTCCTGTATAAGAGATTTTAGCCTGCCGACACTGTTTAAAGAAAAGTCATTAAATCCATTTGACACTTTTGATAAGTCCAAGATGATAACATATGCACATTTATATACTCTACACACAATGGCAGAAAAAATCTTACTTCAAAAGGGAGAAGAGGCTCCTTCATCGTTTTCAACATTTGTTCCTTTACCGGTGCAAATAAATGAGATTTCCCCAGCCATAGTAAGTGAGAAGTCAAGAATAAACAATAATCGCATAATCGcataacaaaacaaaagaattaACAAGAAAgtccttttcttttttgtttcccCCGGAAACCAAGATATAGTGAAAAAAATGGAAACTATATTTTATACTATACTGGAGTGTAGCATTGTCAGATAGATTAAacataaaataagaaataaaaatatagagaATGAGAGTGATCAAAAGGATATTCCTGAGGCTGGTCTTAGTGGAAGGATCATAGACTGTGATAGGCTTAATGCAAAGTAGTAATGTATCCAATCCTGCTTCAACAAAATGATCAAAGGACTGTATGTGGTGTCTAAACAGTTCCTGTAGCTCGTCGAAATTGCCCGGTGTGCCCATATCCACACTAACTCCTTTTTcagtaaagaaagaaaaaaacagtCAGCTAAAAATCTTTAACAAATCCCAATTTTTCAACACAAAAATTCAATCTTTCAAACTACAAAGTAAAAAGATTCCGATACAGAAAAAGATGGGCAATTCCATCCATCCCGAAAATAAAAGCAAAACTTATATAAACAAGCTTAGCTCTACTGTAATTCAAGGCATTTGTGCAAATTGTCTTACCTTACATTCAACTCTAAAACTAATTCAAACTCAAAATGACTTGAATCCCACAAAAATTGACTAATGAACTACCTATGAAAAACGAGAGTCTCCAAttaatccataaaaatataaatatataataacaccATGAAGAATACAAGGAACGGATAGTAAAGTAGAAACCTTTATTATCGGTTTCAGCAAAAGCCTATCTAATTCAACTCTAAAACTAATTCAAACCCAAAATTACTTGAATCCCACAAAAATTGACGAATGAACTACCTAAGGAAAACGAAAGTCTTCAATttatccaaaaataaaaatatatatataaaaacaccATGAATAATACAAGGAATGGATTGTAAAGTATAAACCTTTATTATCAGTTAGTTACTTGTGGACGAAGAATGAGGGCAACAGCCGGCGAGGAAGGGAAATTGAGGAGCGGCGGTTTCCGGCGAGAGAGAGAGTAGAGAGGTAAGGGATGAAAGGGGTTTATTTAGGGTTTAAGGAACAATTTATTGTTTTGCAGTTTGGACCGTTGAaactattttctttttgtttttgttatttttctaatattacatttacacccatggttttgttctatttttacatttacacccctattattttttgtttctctTTGGCAAAGTGATAGATAGAATTGTCCTTAAATAACTTATTAGTAGATTAAAAGATTAAATGACATTTATTATCCATATTTTCATATGGTGACCCGTGTAATTCTAAAAGCGATTACAACTTAAATACTTCGAGCCCAATAGTAGACCCAAATAGAATAATAGACTTGGTCCATTATCGAAATCAAGTCTTCCATATGACGGACACATGACTCGTCCAAGTGAAGTACTCCTCTAGCATAGCTCGTATCTAGAAGACTTTAGCCAAAGTGTTTGAAGAAGTAGTCAAATAACATCCGAACATCCAACTCTGTATCATACTTATTAATTACCAGATCGTATATATTAGAACTTAACTTTCAAGATCTTGTTCACAGATTATATCTTCCCAATATAAAAAAAGAGTAATTAAGTATCAAgcatttaatttctttattatcTATTCTCAAGAAACTAAACTCCCACAATAAACAAACTCCACACACCCGTAAAAATGACACCAAACATGTGTTTGGTTTTACATTATCATTTCCAAGAAATTAAACCCCCACAATAAACAAACacattataattagttatattttattgagcattgttattaggcaCCTTAAGTGTCCAACATCATATCGATGTGATATATTATGAGTAGTTAACGAtatcttatattaattattaaattaaaatatgtgagACTTAATATAAAATCTAAGATGCTTGTAGTGCTTGGTAACTTAAGATGTCCCTTCCTTAATATTTCTCTCCTTTTTCTAATAGAAAGTTTTTTTATTAGAGTATCTCTAATTATTCTCTCTAAATacttttaacttaaaataggGAATTTGTCTTTAAAAATAGCTCTaactataagaaaaggaaaaaaataagcCACTAAATTACAATGAGGAATGGATATAGTTAAGTATCAAATTATTATCTacgtatttttttattagtaaatttaaattattttctaaataaagaataaaaatttaataatctgGACCAATTAAGGACTGTCACGTGACTATTGACTTGACAGTTGACACTTAATGACCAAATACTTACGTAAGTttcagaaatataacttaataTTATCATAGCCAACTCAAGGGTAGGACAGTAGGGACCTACGCTTAAGGCCCCCACCAAGCCCGAAAAATTCTTTAATAAAAAagtcttaaatttattttttacaaataccatgttttgtattttaactactatttattaaaaaaaatatatagctatttttgaaaaaatacttaatttattttttaagatattacatttaatattttatttaaataaaatacctAATTATGTTTTCAAAATACTACATTATAGATTTTTActacaatatataaaaaaaagcttaattagattttttggCCCAAAGCCCCTAATTGGCTTGAAACAGGTCTGTGTATtattaccgttaaaaattaaatttaagtatttatctaCAACTTGCAgataatttaagtatttatgccacaaattattcaaaaattaataaatttaacaaATTATAAAGATAAGAGATTTTACATTGTTAATCTCATacaaaatgaaataataataattattataataataataataataataataataataataataataactcgaATGGATATGATATGTAGAAGATGCCGACacgatttatatttataagacattttttaatggaatatttataaaaaataaatttgagagAAAAGTCTAAAGTTAAATAAAGTAATAttccatttcaaaaaaataaaaaataaagtaatatattgtcatcatttat from Cannabis sativa cultivar Pink pepper isolate KNU-18-1 chromosome 4, ASM2916894v1, whole genome shotgun sequence carries:
- the LOC115712049 gene encoding B3 domain-containing protein At3g06220 isoform X2 — protein: MCSKESWIPPKFAEKFMKRIPKEVKVKDENGKNWSFGMKKKEEKVYIVNGKCQWEEFVKEHKLKRGDFLVFKYYTSIANSNFFHVKIYACNGCNKKQLHHKTTITQPGSFCEHDEDIKPTDEELEKVGENSSNEEEYGDVKTNTTTPPSNSISSNLHFLTIINDNTRKKVKIPSGVVSKVKLEEKIILHCKNNELFGVGITYDKDGQAFISSKWSHFLKRKNLNNNDKCLFEFLINPKSNICREMKVYIIHTW
- the LOC115712049 gene encoding B3 domain-containing protein At3g06220 isoform X1; translated protein: MGRFSKLKRVEVVDDNDDEDCHEFFKVFMPTFSTKNMWIPPKFAEKFMKRIPKEVKVKDENGKNWSFGMKKKEEKVYIVNGKCQWEEFVKEHKLKRGDFLVFKYYTSIANSNFFHVKIYACNGCNKKQLHHKTTITQPGSFCEHDEDIKPTDEELEKVGENSSNEEEYGDVKTNTTTPPSNSISSNLHFLTIINDNTRKKVKIPSGVVSKVKLEEKIILHCKNNELFGVGITYDKDGQAFISSKWSHFLKRKNLNNNDKCLFEFLINPKSNICREMKVYIIHTW
- the LOC115712983 gene encoding DNA-directed RNA polymerase I subunit 2 encodes the protein MGTPGNFDELQELFRHHIQSFDHFVEAGLDTLLLCIKPITVYDPSTKTSLRIWLGKSHLFAPVKEQMLKTMKEPLLPFECRQAKISYTGKFMAEVCFEYNNKGVAIRDNFNFGQMPIMLKSKLCHLRHADPQKLVSYKEESSEMGGYFIMNGLERVVRLIIMPKRNYPMSTVRSSFRDRREGYTDKAVIIRCVREDESSVTIKLYYLRNGSARLGFWVQGREYLLPVGIVLKALIDTTDHEIYASLTCCYNEKYDKGKGVVGTQLLGERAQIILDEVRDLDLFNRIQCLEHIGEHFKPIMHGLENASYSDIANAVLKDYIFVHLDNNHDKFNLLIFMAQKLFSFIDQTSVTDNPDSLQNHEVLLPGHLITLYLKEKLEDWLSKVKKLLQDEIDKKGKPFDLGDLAQVKKVMDKAPAKQVSLAIENLLKTGRIMTQTGLDLQQRAGYTVQAERLNYLRFVSHFRAVHRGASFAGLRTTSVRKLLPESWGFLCPVHTPDGEPCGLLNHLTCNCRITSFYDSHGELRDFYKIRMSILNVLVQVGMLPALPKLVQAGPPEVLSVLLDGRIVGSISSSVIEKVVAHLRKLKVSPVSGIPDDLEVGYVPLSIDGTYPGLYLSTCPSRFVRPVKNISIPSTEDQNIELVGPFEQVFMEIKCPDGGDGGRKEAFPATHEEIHPTGMLSMVANLTPWSDHNQSPRNMYQCQMGKQTMGFAIQALHCRADQKLYHLQTPQSPIVRTSTYTKYNLDEYPIGTNAIVAVLAYTGYDMEDAMILNKSSVDRGMFRGQIYQTETIDLSDQGSRSERNQTMFRRSNVDKSMHSLIDSDGLPYVGQMINPNEPFCSIYNEVTGHTRTSKRKGAEPAFVDYVSVDMKTKKNVHKASIRFRQPRNPIIGDKFSSRHGQKGVCSQLWPDIDMPFSEITGMRPDLIINPHAFPSRMTIGMLMESIAAKGGSLEGKFVNATPFSSSVKKADDGTESKSVKTLVDELGEKLKEKGFNFHGTEVLYSGVYGEELECNIFIGPVYYQRLRHMVSDKFQVRSTGTIDQVTRQPIKGRKRGGGIRFGEMERDSMLAHGASYLLHDRLHTCSDHHIANVCSLCGSLLTTSFIQNQKRVVPQVGGLPPRQSSRKIICHSCQSSKGMETVAMPFVFRYLAAELAAMNIKMSLQLSNSATA